In Daphnia magna isolate NIES linkage group LG5, ASM2063170v1.1, whole genome shotgun sequence, a single genomic region encodes these proteins:
- the LOC123472435 gene encoding uncharacterized protein LOC123472435, whose translation MPNRTNNLVEAWHRWFNKRCGGSHLNFRDFIHALKESENAKMWDYQADEIKGVDYSKPKTPFQRRRDSQIAETERLYLASDRKAEDIRNFLVRARYFTEPDLSAPVEDGVALHQEGHQDQPEGAVEPVVQPRRRYLAGTARPATPLDNGVADEPVNPADPVENADPNVSADVAVPATPTEQDGPLDVTGADVLEETTNQPAPTGRGHCRRRLPASLSPGGDFILPPSRRPRLDPNTAAIRQAAPLVQSMDDGVVDTKHDPSPMYVV comes from the exons ATGCCCAACCGCACCAACAATCTCGTGGAGGCATGGCACAGATGGTTCAACAAACGCTGTGGAGGAAGTCATTTGAACTTCAGGGATTTTATAC ATGCACTCAAAGAATCTGAAAATGCAAAGATGTGGGATTATCAAGCAGACGAGATAAAAGGGGTGGATTACAGCAAACCAAAGACACCGTTCCAGCGTCGAAGGGATTCCCAAATTGCTGAAACTGAGAGATTGTACTTGGCGTCGGATCGGAAAGCGGAAGACATACGCAATTTTCTCGTTAGGGCAAGATATTTCACAGAACCTGAt CTAAGCGCTCCTGTAGAGGATGGAGTAGCCTTACATCAAGAAGGCCATCAAGATCAACCCGAAGGCGCAGTGGAGCCTGTGGTCCAACCTAGGCGACGGTATTTAGCTGGTACAGCAAGACCTGCAACTCCTTTGGATAATGGTGTTGCAGACGAGCCTGTTAATCCTGCCGATCCTGTAGAGAACGCTGATCCCAATGTGTCTGCTGATGTTGCGGTGCCTGCTACTCCAACAGAGCAGGATGGTCCCTTAGACGTCACTGGCGCTGACGTTTTAGAAGAAACCACTAATCAGCCTGCACCTACAGGCCGTGGCCACTGCAGACGTCGGCTGCCTGCAAGTCTAAGTCCAGGTGGTGATTTTATTCTTCCTCCTTCTCGCAGACCTCGCTTGGACCCAAACACAGCCGCTATCCGTCAAGCTGCCCCTCTGGTACAGTCCATGGACGACGGGGTCGTGGACACGAAACACGATCCCAGCCCAATGTACGTGGTCTAA